A window of the Thermodesulfobacteriota bacterium genome harbors these coding sequences:
- a CDS encoding DUF5752 family protein translates to MGEFVIRDCALLIRMSGLPAAVNLRELRERLAVASPAVLYHHFCETPLVPSFDNPDYRNDFAVWAKFHLGDRVLAERLGTIDPYAYPDLEALREQVVELLDQRLSEVFVVPQAPVGSELFFMEATTVVFDTGRRVARPEELCRAVERMTTSSVYYHFLEARRRTRAGSDDFSAWLTDAGPAYQPAVEALHGIDITFFTLAELRAEVVRRLREHGGQPC, encoded by the coding sequence ATGGGAGAATTCGTCATCCGCGACTGCGCCCTTCTGATCCGCATGAGTGGCCTGCCGGCGGCCGTCAACCTGCGGGAGCTCCGGGAGCGGCTGGCGGTCGCAAGCCCTGCGGTTTTGTACCACCACTTCTGTGAAACGCCCCTGGTGCCCTCCTTCGACAACCCGGACTACCGGAACGATTTCGCGGTCTGGGCCAAGTTTCACCTCGGGGATCGGGTTCTCGCCGAGCGGCTGGGCACCATCGATCCCTATGCCTATCCTGATCTGGAGGCCTTGCGGGAGCAGGTCGTGGAGCTCCTCGACCAGCGCCTGAGCGAGGTTTTTGTGGTGCCGCAGGCGCCTGTCGGCTCGGAGCTCTTCTTCATGGAGGCCACCACGGTGGTGTTCGATACCGGCCGCCGGGTGGCCCGGCCCGAGGAGCTGTGCCGGGCGGTGGAGCGGATGACCACCAGCTCCGTCTACTACCACTTTCTGGAGGCCCGGCGCCGGACCCGCGCGGGGAGCGACGATTTTTCGGCCTGGCTCACGGATGCCGGTCCGGCATACCAGCCTGCCGTCGAGGCGCTGCATGGCATCGATATCACCTTCTTCACCCTGGCGGAGCTGCGGGCCGAGGTGGTGCGGCGCCTCCGGGAGCACGGAGGGCAGCCGTGCTAG